The proteins below come from a single Papaver somniferum cultivar HN1 chromosome 11, ASM357369v1, whole genome shotgun sequence genomic window:
- the LOC113321872 gene encoding protein LNK2-like isoform X2 — protein MFDWNEEEELTRVVWGEASENSDHIVPYANEGDAKPSIQCGTQRKKQRSNEDSPDKHVEQNKPGDCRDSSGSKLEGSSQFNTDGLTDLEMDWPNSPLPIAACDTGGLDNGTRLFANEHEENEHVGFLDYSWDNNGTFDDLDKILRDDDPIYGHETLGDAAELWSSSADVLSSPNNCFPTPASSQNMDIGASMNTFEECKVKVRHPEDTDFPCGGEKTSDSVTRLLKDVDPRKDKSTGPGSKFLIPAVEKTDTKMVERMLSDSTGETSATRNEVSSKVTGQREPLTRPKTGNGREIKCQNVCGAWPLNGNKFQQIGNQFQMSSFQTFPRAVPGLPQPFMYVQTSHPYMPTGHGNSTNYYVPMLPHVSSERGNDHSALHGYRFPQVVSTKMASPSKKLPGVLLRQTTMTPQEKMEKLRRRQQLQAVLAIQGQQQQLGPQFTCADSDTQRCIQANRSQDTGGKIELVGSFESDWPIQQDDSIAMIADDCSLKQQVLDQLQDVIGKLDMSTRFRIRDSLFRLAQSAIQRHSSEDTGSTSSFMVEDEFVVKKEIEGANRSTNVPEAENETNPIDRTVAHLLFRKPLRSSSTLSVSSTDKQIASKPCNVSHFQSNTCKTKLENISNNEDEGGKVGVDAALQKRNASDYNI, from the exons ATGTTTGATTGGAACGAAGAAGAGGAG cttACACGTGTAGTATGGGGTGAAGCCAGTGAAAACAGTGACCATATCGTACCTTATGCCAACGAAGGTGATGCGAAACCATCTATTCAGTGTGGCACTCAAAGAAAGAAGCAGCGGAGTAACGAAGACAGCCCTGATAAGCATGTTGAGCAGAATAAGCCAGGAGATTGCCGTGACTCCTCTGGATCTAAATTGGAAGGCAGTTCCCAGTTCAACACAGATGGACTTACAGATCTTGAAATGGACTGGCCCAATTCACCTTTACCTATTGCTGCATGTG ATACTGGTGGGTTAGATAATGGTACTCGGCTGTTCGCGAATGAGCATGAAGAAAACGAGCACGTTGGTTTTCTTGATTATAGTTGGGATAACAATGGAACCTTTGACGATCTTGATAAAATACTTAG AGATGATGACCCGATATATGGGCATGAAACTCTTGGTGATGCAGCTGAGCTCTGGTCATCTTCTGCTGATGTACTTAGCAGCCCAAACAACTGTTTTCCTACACCTGCTAGCTCTCAAAACATGGATATAGGTGCATCGATGAATACATTTGAGGAGTGTAAAGTGAAAGTGCGACATCCAGAAGATACAGATTTCCCTTGTGGTGGTGAGAAGACGAGTGACTCAGTGACTCGTTTACTTAAGGACGTCGACCCAAGAAAGGATAAGTCTACTGGACCAGGTTCCAAATTTCTTATCCCAGCAGTTGAAAAG ACAGATACCAAGATGGTTGAGAGGATGCTCTCAGACTCTACTGGTGAAACTAGTGCAACTCGAAATGAAGTTTCCAGTAAG GTAACTGGGCAAAGAGAGCCATTGACGCGTCCTAAGACTggaaatggaagagaaattaagTGTCAAAATGTGTGTGGAGCATGGCCGCTCAATGGAAACAAATTTCAACAAATTGGGAACCAATTTCAAATGTCATCTTTTCAAACCTTTCCACGTGCAGTCCCCGGTCTACCTCAGCCTTTCATGTACGTGCAGACTTCTCATCCATATATGCCGACAGGACATGGGAACTCTACAAACTACTATGTGCCCATGCTGCCACACGTTAGTTCTGAGAGGGGTAATGATCATTCAGCCCTTCACGGTTATAGATTTCCTCAAGTTGTGTCAACAAAGATGGCAAGTCCCTCAAAGAAGCTTCCCGGTGTTCTCTTAAGACAAACGACCATGACTCCTCAGGAAAAAATGGAAAAGCTAAGACGGCGGCAGCAATTGCAAGCAGTGCTTGCTATTCAGGGTCAACAACAGCAGTTGGGTCCTCAGTTCACTTGTGCTGATTCTGACACTCAAAGGTGCATTCAAGCTAATCGAAGTCAAGACACTGGAGGAAAAATTGAACTTGTTGGTTCATTTGAGTCAGATTGGCCCATTCAACAAGATGATTCCATAGCTATGATAGCTGACGACTGCTCACTGAAACAACAGGTGCTCGATCAGCTTCAAGATGTTATTGGAAAG TTGGATATGAGCACAAGATTTCGTATTCGTGATAGCCTGTTTCGGTTGGCTCAAAGTGCAATACAAAGACATAGTTCCGAAGATACAGGCAGCACAAGCAGTTTTATGGTTGAAGATGAATTCGTAGTTAAAAAAGAAATAGAAGGCGCCAACAG GTCGACAAATGTACCAGAAGCAGAAAACGAGACCAATCCTATAGATCGGACAGTGGCTCATTTGCTATTTCGTAAACCCTTGAGATCTTCGTCAACATTGTCAGTTAGTTCAACAGATAAACAAATAGCATCAAAACCTTGTAACGTGAGTCATTTTCAAAGCAATACTTGCAAAACTAAACTTGAGAACATATCCAATAACGAAGATGAAGGTGGAAAGGTGGGAGTTGATGCAGCCTTACAAAAAAGAAACGCTTCTGAttataatatataa
- the LOC113321872 gene encoding protein LNK2-like isoform X1 has protein sequence MFDWNEEEELTRVVWGEASENSDHIVPYANEGDAKPSIQCGTQRKKQRSNEDSPDKHVEQNKPGDCRDSSGSKLEGSSQFNTDGLTDLEMDWPNSPLPIAACADTGGLDNGTRLFANEHEENEHVGFLDYSWDNNGTFDDLDKILRDDDPIYGHETLGDAAELWSSSADVLSSPNNCFPTPASSQNMDIGASMNTFEECKVKVRHPEDTDFPCGGEKTSDSVTRLLKDVDPRKDKSTGPGSKFLIPAVEKTDTKMVERMLSDSTGETSATRNEVSSKVTGQREPLTRPKTGNGREIKCQNVCGAWPLNGNKFQQIGNQFQMSSFQTFPRAVPGLPQPFMYVQTSHPYMPTGHGNSTNYYVPMLPHVSSERGNDHSALHGYRFPQVVSTKMASPSKKLPGVLLRQTTMTPQEKMEKLRRRQQLQAVLAIQGQQQQLGPQFTCADSDTQRCIQANRSQDTGGKIELVGSFESDWPIQQDDSIAMIADDCSLKQQVLDQLQDVIGKLDMSTRFRIRDSLFRLAQSAIQRHSSEDTGSTSSFMVEDEFVVKKEIEGANRSTNVPEAENETNPIDRTVAHLLFRKPLRSSSTLSVSSTDKQIASKPCNVSHFQSNTCKTKLENISNNEDEGGKVGVDAALQKRNASDYNI, from the exons ATGTTTGATTGGAACGAAGAAGAGGAG cttACACGTGTAGTATGGGGTGAAGCCAGTGAAAACAGTGACCATATCGTACCTTATGCCAACGAAGGTGATGCGAAACCATCTATTCAGTGTGGCACTCAAAGAAAGAAGCAGCGGAGTAACGAAGACAGCCCTGATAAGCATGTTGAGCAGAATAAGCCAGGAGATTGCCGTGACTCCTCTGGATCTAAATTGGAAGGCAGTTCCCAGTTCAACACAGATGGACTTACAGATCTTGAAATGGACTGGCCCAATTCACCTTTACCTATTGCTGCATGTG CAGATACTGGTGGGTTAGATAATGGTACTCGGCTGTTCGCGAATGAGCATGAAGAAAACGAGCACGTTGGTTTTCTTGATTATAGTTGGGATAACAATGGAACCTTTGACGATCTTGATAAAATACTTAG AGATGATGACCCGATATATGGGCATGAAACTCTTGGTGATGCAGCTGAGCTCTGGTCATCTTCTGCTGATGTACTTAGCAGCCCAAACAACTGTTTTCCTACACCTGCTAGCTCTCAAAACATGGATATAGGTGCATCGATGAATACATTTGAGGAGTGTAAAGTGAAAGTGCGACATCCAGAAGATACAGATTTCCCTTGTGGTGGTGAGAAGACGAGTGACTCAGTGACTCGTTTACTTAAGGACGTCGACCCAAGAAAGGATAAGTCTACTGGACCAGGTTCCAAATTTCTTATCCCAGCAGTTGAAAAG ACAGATACCAAGATGGTTGAGAGGATGCTCTCAGACTCTACTGGTGAAACTAGTGCAACTCGAAATGAAGTTTCCAGTAAG GTAACTGGGCAAAGAGAGCCATTGACGCGTCCTAAGACTggaaatggaagagaaattaagTGTCAAAATGTGTGTGGAGCATGGCCGCTCAATGGAAACAAATTTCAACAAATTGGGAACCAATTTCAAATGTCATCTTTTCAAACCTTTCCACGTGCAGTCCCCGGTCTACCTCAGCCTTTCATGTACGTGCAGACTTCTCATCCATATATGCCGACAGGACATGGGAACTCTACAAACTACTATGTGCCCATGCTGCCACACGTTAGTTCTGAGAGGGGTAATGATCATTCAGCCCTTCACGGTTATAGATTTCCTCAAGTTGTGTCAACAAAGATGGCAAGTCCCTCAAAGAAGCTTCCCGGTGTTCTCTTAAGACAAACGACCATGACTCCTCAGGAAAAAATGGAAAAGCTAAGACGGCGGCAGCAATTGCAAGCAGTGCTTGCTATTCAGGGTCAACAACAGCAGTTGGGTCCTCAGTTCACTTGTGCTGATTCTGACACTCAAAGGTGCATTCAAGCTAATCGAAGTCAAGACACTGGAGGAAAAATTGAACTTGTTGGTTCATTTGAGTCAGATTGGCCCATTCAACAAGATGATTCCATAGCTATGATAGCTGACGACTGCTCACTGAAACAACAGGTGCTCGATCAGCTTCAAGATGTTATTGGAAAG TTGGATATGAGCACAAGATTTCGTATTCGTGATAGCCTGTTTCGGTTGGCTCAAAGTGCAATACAAAGACATAGTTCCGAAGATACAGGCAGCACAAGCAGTTTTATGGTTGAAGATGAATTCGTAGTTAAAAAAGAAATAGAAGGCGCCAACAG GTCGACAAATGTACCAGAAGCAGAAAACGAGACCAATCCTATAGATCGGACAGTGGCTCATTTGCTATTTCGTAAACCCTTGAGATCTTCGTCAACATTGTCAGTTAGTTCAACAGATAAACAAATAGCATCAAAACCTTGTAACGTGAGTCATTTTCAAAGCAATACTTGCAAAACTAAACTTGAGAACATATCCAATAACGAAGATGAAGGTGGAAAGGTGGGAGTTGATGCAGCCTTACAAAAAAGAAACGCTTCTGAttataatatataa
- the LOC113321872 gene encoding protein LNK2-like isoform X3 — MDWPNSPLPIAACADTGGLDNGTRLFANEHEENEHVGFLDYSWDNNGTFDDLDKILRDDDPIYGHETLGDAAELWSSSADVLSSPNNCFPTPASSQNMDIGASMNTFEECKVKVRHPEDTDFPCGGEKTSDSVTRLLKDVDPRKDKSTGPGSKFLIPAVEKTDTKMVERMLSDSTGETSATRNEVSSKVTGQREPLTRPKTGNGREIKCQNVCGAWPLNGNKFQQIGNQFQMSSFQTFPRAVPGLPQPFMYVQTSHPYMPTGHGNSTNYYVPMLPHVSSERGNDHSALHGYRFPQVVSTKMASPSKKLPGVLLRQTTMTPQEKMEKLRRRQQLQAVLAIQGQQQQLGPQFTCADSDTQRCIQANRSQDTGGKIELVGSFESDWPIQQDDSIAMIADDCSLKQQVLDQLQDVIGKLDMSTRFRIRDSLFRLAQSAIQRHSSEDTGSTSSFMVEDEFVVKKEIEGANRSTNVPEAENETNPIDRTVAHLLFRKPLRSSSTLSVSSTDKQIASKPCNVSHFQSNTCKTKLENISNNEDEGGKVGVDAALQKRNASDYNI, encoded by the exons ATGGACTGGCCCAATTCACCTTTACCTATTGCTGCATGTG CAGATACTGGTGGGTTAGATAATGGTACTCGGCTGTTCGCGAATGAGCATGAAGAAAACGAGCACGTTGGTTTTCTTGATTATAGTTGGGATAACAATGGAACCTTTGACGATCTTGATAAAATACTTAG AGATGATGACCCGATATATGGGCATGAAACTCTTGGTGATGCAGCTGAGCTCTGGTCATCTTCTGCTGATGTACTTAGCAGCCCAAACAACTGTTTTCCTACACCTGCTAGCTCTCAAAACATGGATATAGGTGCATCGATGAATACATTTGAGGAGTGTAAAGTGAAAGTGCGACATCCAGAAGATACAGATTTCCCTTGTGGTGGTGAGAAGACGAGTGACTCAGTGACTCGTTTACTTAAGGACGTCGACCCAAGAAAGGATAAGTCTACTGGACCAGGTTCCAAATTTCTTATCCCAGCAGTTGAAAAG ACAGATACCAAGATGGTTGAGAGGATGCTCTCAGACTCTACTGGTGAAACTAGTGCAACTCGAAATGAAGTTTCCAGTAAG GTAACTGGGCAAAGAGAGCCATTGACGCGTCCTAAGACTggaaatggaagagaaattaagTGTCAAAATGTGTGTGGAGCATGGCCGCTCAATGGAAACAAATTTCAACAAATTGGGAACCAATTTCAAATGTCATCTTTTCAAACCTTTCCACGTGCAGTCCCCGGTCTACCTCAGCCTTTCATGTACGTGCAGACTTCTCATCCATATATGCCGACAGGACATGGGAACTCTACAAACTACTATGTGCCCATGCTGCCACACGTTAGTTCTGAGAGGGGTAATGATCATTCAGCCCTTCACGGTTATAGATTTCCTCAAGTTGTGTCAACAAAGATGGCAAGTCCCTCAAAGAAGCTTCCCGGTGTTCTCTTAAGACAAACGACCATGACTCCTCAGGAAAAAATGGAAAAGCTAAGACGGCGGCAGCAATTGCAAGCAGTGCTTGCTATTCAGGGTCAACAACAGCAGTTGGGTCCTCAGTTCACTTGTGCTGATTCTGACACTCAAAGGTGCATTCAAGCTAATCGAAGTCAAGACACTGGAGGAAAAATTGAACTTGTTGGTTCATTTGAGTCAGATTGGCCCATTCAACAAGATGATTCCATAGCTATGATAGCTGACGACTGCTCACTGAAACAACAGGTGCTCGATCAGCTTCAAGATGTTATTGGAAAG TTGGATATGAGCACAAGATTTCGTATTCGTGATAGCCTGTTTCGGTTGGCTCAAAGTGCAATACAAAGACATAGTTCCGAAGATACAGGCAGCACAAGCAGTTTTATGGTTGAAGATGAATTCGTAGTTAAAAAAGAAATAGAAGGCGCCAACAG GTCGACAAATGTACCAGAAGCAGAAAACGAGACCAATCCTATAGATCGGACAGTGGCTCATTTGCTATTTCGTAAACCCTTGAGATCTTCGTCAACATTGTCAGTTAGTTCAACAGATAAACAAATAGCATCAAAACCTTGTAACGTGAGTCATTTTCAAAGCAATACTTGCAAAACTAAACTTGAGAACATATCCAATAACGAAGATGAAGGTGGAAAGGTGGGAGTTGATGCAGCCTTACAAAAAAGAAACGCTTCTGAttataatatataa